One segment of Coffea arabica cultivar ET-39 chromosome 7c, Coffea Arabica ET-39 HiFi, whole genome shotgun sequence DNA contains the following:
- the LOC140010615 gene encoding uncharacterized protein, producing MVQHRWNRVLIFKVFNREDAEHILNIPISLAERGDSLVWKHCKTGQYTVASGYKHLQQEKRKRREESNKREGCSYQQTDRKLWKALWKLPIKYELKFFVWKCINNGIPTKAQIFHRRQRGDSICCGCGEKEESIEHTLLQCKTAKGIWKFALVNWDGLEDQTGCFKQWWTSMMTHARTKKEGDDHIALTVNVLWRIWNSRNARMFNSIQQHPLKVSEKAAKEWKEYQEAIQQRPRRSTTETIRQEENNQREQTDSEVVTLKLATQHQNGNKSFGIGITAVNDARQGIAA from the coding sequence ATGGTCCAGCATAGATGGAATAGAGTGTTAATCTTTAAAGTTTTTAATAGAGAAGATGCAGAACACATCCTCAACATCCCAATAAGCCTGGCGGAAAGAGGAGATAGCTTGGTATGGAAACACTGCAAAACAGGTCAATACACTGTAGCATCTGGCTACAAACATCTGCAGCAAGAGAAGAGGAAACGAAGGGAAGAAAGTAACAAAAGAGAAGGATGTAGCTATCAACAAACAGACAGGAAATTATGGAAGGCACTTTGGAAGTTACCTATCAAATatgagttgaaattttttgtgtgGAAATGCATCAATAACGGGATACCAACAAAGGCTCAAATCTTCCATAGGAGACAAAGAGGAGACTCGATATGCTGTGGATGTGGAGAAAAGGAGGAATCAATTGAGCACACGCTGCTGCAATGCAAGACAGCAAAAGGAATATGGAAATTTGCATTAGTTAACTGGGATGGACTGGAAGATCAAACAGGCTGTTTCAAACAATGGTGGACCTCTATGATGACGCATGCAAGAACCAAGAAAGAAGGTGATGATCACATAGCGCTAACTGTCAACGTGCTATGGCGAATTTGGAATTCGAGAAATGCCAGAATGTTCAACTCAATACAACAACATCCCCTTAAAGTGAGTGAAAAAGCTGCTAAAGAATGGAAAGAATACCAGGAAGCAATCCAGCAAAGACCAAGAAGAAGCACAACAGAAACAATAAGGCAAGAAGAGAACAATCAAAGAGAGCAAACTGACTCTGAAGTGGTAACACTAAAGCTGGCGACCCAACACCAGAATGGAAACAAATCCTTTGGTATAGGCATCACAGCTGTGAATGACGCACGCCAAGGAATTGCAGCCTAG